One Owenweeksia hongkongensis DSM 17368 genomic region harbors:
- a CDS encoding heme-binding domain-containing protein produces the protein MKKIILALVLILVVIQFIPALPENSPEPQSSLLIREDIPKDVQSILKSACNDCHSSSAIWPWYAHVAPLSFWIGDHVEEGREHFNLSEWENYEPKKKAHKIEELVEMVEEKEMPLEKYVWLHSEAELSADQRATLISYFKSL, from the coding sequence ATGAAAAAGATAATATTGGCTTTAGTTCTAATTTTGGTGGTCATTCAATTTATTCCAGCCTTGCCTGAAAACAGCCCCGAGCCACAATCGAGTCTTTTGATACGAGAAGATATTCCAAAAGATGTGCAATCAATATTGAAATCGGCTTGTAATGATTGCCACTCTAGTTCTGCAATTTGGCCTTGGTATGCGCATGTAGCCCCACTTTCATTTTGGATCGGTGATCATGTGGAAGAAGGGCGTGAGCATTTTAACTTATCAGAATGGGAAAATTATGAGCCAAAGAAAAAAGCACATAAAATAGAAGAGCTTGTAGAAATGGTTGAAGAAAAGGAAATGCCTCTGGAAAAATATGTTTGGCTGCACAGCGAGGCTGAACTTTCTGCAGATCAGCGAGCTACTTTGATAAGCTACTTTAAGTCTCTGTAA
- a CDS encoding GNAT family N-acetyltransferase, with the protein MNYEVNKKGITSPSILYSERLILKPVSEGLRDYVFQGLSDHEVRHNMQLPTLNTKEKQDAWWQKFSEWRNTGKAVQWCVFDKKTDRYIGLLTIKEIEISVCRGEIGYSILKEHWRKGYGKEAAARVLQYAFEDINLHTVFAMISPQNEGSQRIVRGMGMMQEAHFKDIHFFEGKFYDLLQFSIINPSHLK; encoded by the coding sequence ATGAATTATGAAGTTAACAAGAAAGGTATAACCAGTCCTTCAATCTTATACAGCGAACGATTGATTTTAAAGCCGGTTTCGGAAGGCCTTCGGGATTATGTGTTTCAGGGTTTGTCAGATCATGAAGTGAGGCACAATATGCAGTTGCCTACTTTGAATACTAAGGAGAAGCAGGACGCGTGGTGGCAAAAATTCTCTGAATGGAGAAACACAGGAAAAGCTGTGCAGTGGTGTGTTTTTGATAAAAAGACAGATAGGTATATAGGCCTTCTGACCATTAAAGAAATTGAAATTTCGGTGTGTAGAGGTGAAATTGGCTATTCAATTTTAAAAGAACATTGGCGCAAAGGCTATGGAAAAGAAGCTGCAGCGCGGGTGCTTCAATATGCTTTTGAAGATATAAACCTTCATACCGTTTTTGCAATGATCTCTCCACAAAATGAGGGCTCACAAAGAATTGTAAGAGGAATGGGCATGATGCAAGAGGCGCATTTTAAGGATATTCACTTTTTTGAAGGTAAGTTTTATGACCTTCTTCAGTTCTCCATTATCAATCCTTCACACCTTAAATAG
- a CDS encoding S41 family peptidase codes for MSNEGHFNVGDWEDTVHYGFLKNNYRYFPFSIKMVDGRVFIWDNYSNDSSLKRGDEIISINGNSIQSIIGRMYKCISSDGNIENNLRVRLQSGFAWMYYLFEAQPEFFDLAVIKFSSQTKTKVNVEALTRSQMGSNFSSRNETKKGSEPEKKGELYDLSFQDSVAFLVLKTFDWKVVEDGKYDAKKLYKKLFTQIKENGAEVLVIDLRDNTGGRNEFAMEMIPYIIKGNDQGEVYKTSISWKVKSKTYKMPKRSRLAFDGKIFTLTNAWTYSAGASLARYLAEYGGAFSVGSETGSRYEGFAAGSKQAVNLPSSGIKVGIPRYVYVFPNSKKEIPSNRGLIPDFPTYPTLGTYMDEIDLEMQKVINLIKDCATCHL; via the coding sequence TTGAGTAATGAAGGGCATTTTAATGTGGGCGACTGGGAGGATACCGTGCATTATGGTTTTTTGAAAAATAACTACCGCTACTTTCCTTTTTCAATAAAGATGGTGGACGGGAGAGTTTTTATTTGGGACAACTATTCGAATGATTCAAGCCTGAAAAGAGGTGATGAAATAATCTCAATAAATGGAAATTCAATTCAGAGCATTATTGGACGCATGTACAAATGCATTTCTTCTGATGGAAATATTGAGAATAACCTGAGAGTGAGGTTGCAGTCTGGTTTTGCATGGATGTATTATTTGTTTGAGGCCCAGCCAGAATTTTTCGACTTGGCAGTGATAAAATTTTCAAGTCAAACGAAAACCAAAGTAAATGTTGAAGCTTTGACAAGGTCTCAAATGGGTAGTAATTTTTCTTCCCGAAATGAAACTAAAAAAGGAAGTGAGCCGGAAAAAAAAGGAGAACTGTACGATTTAAGTTTTCAGGACAGTGTGGCTTTTCTTGTTCTAAAAACTTTTGACTGGAAAGTGGTGGAGGATGGAAAATATGATGCTAAAAAGTTGTACAAAAAATTGTTTACCCAGATTAAAGAGAATGGAGCTGAGGTTTTAGTAATTGATTTGCGTGACAATACCGGTGGTCGAAACGAATTTGCAATGGAGATGATTCCCTACATCATAAAAGGGAATGACCAAGGTGAGGTTTATAAAACCAGCATTTCATGGAAAGTGAAGAGTAAGACGTATAAGATGCCGAAGAGGAGTAGGTTGGCCTTTGATGGAAAAATATTTACTCTTACTAATGCCTGGACCTATTCTGCAGGAGCTTCCTTAGCTCGCTATTTAGCAGAGTATGGTGGTGCATTCTCTGTTGGCTCAGAAACAGGCAGTAGATACGAAGGATTTGCAGCAGGATCCAAGCAAGCTGTTAATTTGCCCAGCTCAGGTATTAAGGTTGGAATTCCAAGATATGTATATGTCTTTCCAAATTCTAAAAAAGAGATACCTTCCAACCGTGGGTTGATTCCCGATTTCCCTACCTATCCTACATTGGGGACTTATATGGATGAGATAGATTTGGAAATGCAAAAGGTGATTAACCTAATAAAGGATTGTGCAACCTGTCATTTGTGA
- a CDS encoding cupin domain-containing protein, producing MIEKAKILGEKLGLEAHPEGGFYKETYRSKEVIIQGSLAANFEGERNCCTGIYFLLTSETFSAFHRIKQDEMWHFYQGSPLLLHTLGPAGDYRCTEIGADVINGQHPQFVVEAGTWFGATVKNPDDYSLVGCTVSPGFDFRDFELAKRESLIDLFPNHSKIISSLTRE from the coding sequence ATGATCGAAAAAGCAAAAATATTAGGAGAAAAACTAGGTCTTGAAGCGCACCCTGAAGGAGGATTTTACAAAGAAACTTATCGAAGTAAGGAGGTAATTATACAAGGTAGCCTTGCAGCAAATTTTGAGGGTGAGCGCAATTGCTGTACTGGAATTTATTTTCTACTAACTTCAGAAACCTTCTCGGCTTTTCATCGCATTAAGCAAGATGAAATGTGGCATTTCTATCAGGGTTCGCCATTGTTGCTTCATACATTAGGCCCGGCAGGAGATTACAGGTGTACTGAAATAGGCGCTGATGTCATTAATGGTCAGCACCCACAGTTTGTGGTAGAAGCTGGAACTTGGTTTGGAGCCACGGTTAAAAATCCAGATGATTATTCTTTGGTTGGCTGCACGGTTTCCCCGGGCTTTGATTTTCGTGATTTTGAGTTGGCAAAAAGGGAGAGTTTAATTGATTTGTTTCCCAATCATTCTAAGATAATTTCTTCTCTGACGCGCGAATAA
- a CDS encoding alpha/beta hydrolase-fold protein, with translation MKYLFSFAFFISAIASYACSCANPGKMDNKQYEHYDFIATGVIDGIEEDDEVKMVFFNASHFYKSGAELNDIVFTTALSSAACGISPNVGEEWLIYATRHADGLHVSLCSRSIVMKAEGMSGMPDRAQEDLLFLENKEQENEKYVIGNIETIQSEALGESRTLNIYLPEGYSADSTYPVIYLLDGSAHEDFLHVAGLLQFCNYPWHKFMPKCILVEIENVDRKRDFTYPSSDEDYKKKYPTTGSSAAFMQFIETELQPYIAANYPANGTDMLIGQSLGGLFATEVLYKKPELFNHYFIVSPSLWYDNFSLLEQEPAFAADNFDKEISVYVAVGNEGRVMKAVAKKLYKEVKSANKVKSQFQFFKDEDHASILHEGLYRGFKGFNARIAE, from the coding sequence ATGAAGTACTTATTTTCATTTGCATTTTTCATTAGCGCTATTGCGTCCTACGCTTGCTCCTGCGCCAATCCTGGTAAAATGGATAATAAGCAATATGAGCATTATGACTTTATTGCCACAGGTGTAATTGATGGTATTGAGGAAGATGATGAAGTCAAAATGGTTTTCTTCAATGCGAGTCATTTTTATAAATCAGGAGCGGAACTTAATGACATTGTTTTTACGACAGCTTTGTCTTCTGCTGCTTGTGGTATTTCGCCAAACGTGGGCGAAGAGTGGCTGATTTATGCAACTAGGCACGCTGATGGGCTTCATGTTTCACTATGCAGTCGCTCTATTGTAATGAAGGCCGAGGGTATGTCTGGAATGCCCGATCGTGCGCAGGAAGATTTACTTTTTTTAGAAAATAAAGAGCAGGAAAATGAAAAGTATGTAATTGGTAATATCGAAACCATTCAATCAGAAGCGCTAGGTGAAAGCCGAACTCTAAATATTTATTTGCCGGAAGGCTATAGCGCAGACAGTACTTATCCAGTAATTTATCTTTTGGATGGCTCCGCTCATGAAGACTTTTTGCATGTAGCTGGTCTTCTTCAGTTTTGCAACTATCCATGGCACAAGTTTATGCCAAAGTGCATTTTGGTAGAAATAGAAAACGTAGATAGAAAGCGTGATTTTACCTATCCTTCCAGCGATGAAGATTACAAGAAAAAATACCCAACTACGGGAAGTTCTGCGGCTTTTATGCAATTTATTGAAACAGAGTTGCAGCCATACATTGCAGCCAATTATCCTGCAAATGGAACCGATATGTTAATTGGTCAATCATTAGGTGGACTTTTCGCTACGGAGGTTTTATATAAAAAACCTGAGCTGTTCAATCACTATTTTATTGTGAGCCCTAGCTTGTGGTATGACAATTTTTCTTTACTTGAACAAGAGCCGGCTTTTGCAGCTGATAATTTTGATAAAGAAATTTCAGTTTATGTAGCTGTGGGTAATGAAGGCCGCGTGATGAAGGCTGTGGCTAAAAAACTGTATAAAGAAGTGAAAAGTGCGAATAAAGTAAAAAGTCAGTTTCAATTTTTTAAAGATGAAGATCATGCGTCTATTTTGCATGAGGGACTTTATAGAGGCTTCAAAGGATTTAATGCAAGAATAGCCGAATAG